From a single Shewanella denitrificans OS217 genomic region:
- the pseI gene encoding pseudaminic acid synthase: protein MFKASITIDGRHIGPEYQPYIIAELSGNHKGSLSQALAMIDAAAASGVDAIKIQTYTANTITLQHDGPEFRINGGLWKGRTLFDLYEEAHTPWEWHKSLFEHAKKQNVTLFSSPFDLKAIELLESCECPAYKISSFEINDIGLIMAAAKTGKPIVMSTGLATLAEIEEAVEAVANAGGTQLALLHCISGYPTPIEDCNLKTVADLCQRFNFPIGLSDHTTDILASVTSVALGASIIEKHFTLDKTDGGVDAAFSLEPDEFGLLKKETQRAHSALGYAGYDIKPSEAGGRDFRRSVYVADDIRKGELFTASNVRSVRPGLGLHTRYLPQIIGQKSSQDIAFGSPMKEEYLSVPLLKRDPS from the coding sequence ATGTTTAAAGCGTCTATTACCATAGATGGCCGTCATATTGGTCCTGAATATCAGCCTTATATTATTGCTGAATTATCAGGTAATCATAAAGGAAGTTTATCTCAAGCTTTGGCTATGATAGATGCTGCTGCAGCTAGCGGCGTTGATGCGATAAAAATCCAAACTTATACTGCCAATACCATTACGTTACAGCATGATGGCCCTGAGTTTAGGATAAATGGAGGACTATGGAAAGGGCGTACCTTGTTCGATCTTTATGAGGAGGCTCATACTCCTTGGGAATGGCATAAGTCCTTATTTGAACATGCGAAAAAGCAGAATGTAACCTTGTTTTCATCCCCGTTTGACTTAAAAGCGATCGAGCTACTTGAGTCTTGTGAGTGTCCAGCTTACAAGATTTCTTCTTTTGAAATCAATGATATAGGCCTCATTATGGCGGCAGCCAAAACGGGCAAGCCTATTGTGATGTCAACGGGATTAGCAACTCTTGCTGAAATTGAAGAGGCCGTCGAAGCTGTGGCAAATGCAGGTGGTACACAACTGGCTTTGCTGCACTGCATCAGTGGCTATCCAACACCAATTGAAGACTGTAATTTGAAAACGGTAGCAGATCTATGCCAACGGTTTAATTTCCCAATTGGGTTAAGTGATCACACTACTGACATACTTGCCTCCGTGACATCTGTGGCATTAGGAGCCAGTATTATTGAGAAGCATTTTACTTTAGATAAAACTGACGGGGGGGTAGATGCTGCATTTTCATTGGAGCCTGATGAATTTGGCTTACTAAAAAAAGAAACGCAAAGGGCTCATAGTGCACTAGGCTATGCTGGTTACGATATTAAGCCCAGTGAAGCGGGAGGGAGAGATTTTCGCCGTTCAGTATATGTTGCAGATGATATAAGAAAAGGTGAACTGTTCACTGCGAGTAATGTACGCTCTGTCAGACCGGGGCTTGGATTGCATACTCGATATTTACCTCAAATAATCGGTCAAAAATCCAGTCAGGATATTGCTTTTGGATCACCCATGAAAGAAGAGTATTTATCAGTGCCTTTGTTGAAAAGAGACCCGTCATGA